The DNA sequence CCGAAAATCAGGTGTCTGGGCCGGTTCTACCCAGCCACCGGGAGAAACCATACGGGCGATGCTGATCGCGTCGTCTCCCGTATTCACTCGCCCCACAAACTCTTCAATCTGCTTGGGTTTGTTACCGGCGGCTTCTACAACGACAGGACGTTCAATGAATTGAGGCATGTTGATCCTTTCCGATCATCTTGGCTAATGTGGTTATGAATCTTCGTTGAGGTACTAGGAATGCCGGTCCTGAATTTTTATCATGAGACCGAATCAATCCAGCATCTCTTTTCCTGTAACATTCGGGAGTTGAACACATGGTAGCAAGTCTGCTGATACCTGTCCTGTTATCTGCCGTTGCACTGTTTTTTGCCAGCTTTCTGTCCTGGATGGTCTTCCAGTTGCATCGATCAGACTGGATTAAGATCGAACAGGAAGACGAGTTCCTCGATGCGTTGCGAGGTCTGAACCTGGGCCGGGGCAGCTACATGTTCCCTGGCTGCAAAACCCCCGAAGAGATGAAAAGCGAATCCTACCAGCAGAAGTGGGAACAGGGGCCCCGTGGAATTATCACCCTGTTTGACAAAGTCAATATGGGTAGAAACCTGGGGCTGACGTTTCTTTACTTTCTCGTAATCAGCTTTGCGCTGGTCTGCCTCGCGACGCTGGTACTCTCGCCGGGTGCAGAATTCACAGTCGTCTTTCGCTTTTTCGCCCTGGCTGCGTTACTGACGTTTCTCTCTGCTATCGTGCAGCATGCGATCTGGTTCCACAATCGTATCACCGGACATATCATCGAATCGATTCTGTATGCGGTTATCGTCGGACTCATTTTCGGATCCTTCTGGCCGGCTGCATGAGATAGCCAACTTCATTTTTAAAATTAACCTCAAAACCTTAAAGGATATTCTATGACTGATTCACTCCCCCTCGCCGGACAGAAGTTTCTACTGTTCGTAGGAGCGGACTACGAAGACCTCGAACTCTGGTACCCGAAGCTCCGTCTCGAAGAAGCGGGCGCAGAGACAACCATGGCGGGACTGGAAGCCAATCAGACCTACCTGGGTAAGCATGGCTATCCGGCAGAATCGGAAGCCACCATTGAGAGCATTTCATCCAGCGATTACCAGGGGGTAATCTGTGCCGGCGGCTGGATGCCCGATAAGCTCCGCCGCTATGAAAAAGTACTTTCGCTGCTGCAGGAATTCCATGAAAGCGAAAAGCTGATTGCAGCCATCTGTCACGGTGGCTGGATGCCGATCTCTGCCGGCATCTATCAGGGCGTCAAAGTCACCGGTTCTCCCGGAATCAAAGACGACCTCGTCAATGCCGGCGCCATCTGGGAAGACGCACCTGTTGTCGTGGACCGACACTTCGTCTGCAGTCGTCGCCCGGGTGACCTCCCTGACTTCTGTCGTGGTATCCTGGATGTCCTTCAGTCGAAGTAAAGAAACCATTTCACAGACCGTCAGGGAAAGACGGTCTGTGCCCGTTTCTTAATCTCGGCATTCTCTGACATTTTCAGCTGCTGCTGAACTGAGGCATCCACCAGTTCGGCAGCCAGCTCTTTTTTCTCCAGCGCCTGCAGCAGCATCAACGTGCGGACCTCTGTTCTGACGAGAGCCTCGACCGCAAGCTTCCGGTTCCGCGGAGTCAATTTCGGCAGCGCGGTGATCAGATCCTGAGCCGCTTCCGGGGTATTGATGTCGCCCAGCCCACTGACGGCTCCCATCTGCAATTCGGCCTGCTTCGCATCCATCAGGTAACGTTTCAACTGCTGCTGACATTTCTCGTAGTCGAGCATGGCCACCATGCGCAGTGCATCATAGCGGGTACCCGATTTGATTTTGGGATCATCGGCCATCTTGACTGCAGCATGCAGCGACTGCTTCCAGCGAACTTCCAGCGGAGGAGTGGCTTTGAGAATGTTTTCGATTTTCGTTCGTGGCCAGTCGCCGGCGATGGTGATCCCGTTGATCACACCACCGCCTATCACCACGGCCTGCCAGCACTCCAGCGACTGTCCGAAGTCCGGCAGTGAAGCAGCCAGCAAGCGATGAAGTTCATCCGCCTGATTTCGTTTTCCGGCAGCAATCGCCTGTCTCCAGATATCAGGAATGTTGCGATATTCATCGGGTGTACCGACTTTAACATCCGCCACCAGAGACTTGATTCGGGCCACCGGATCGACTTCAGGAGCAGCCTGTTCTGCAGCGCCGGGTGTAACGGATACCGCCTGATGCTGATCGCTGGTAGCGGTACTGGCCAGCGAGATTTCCGAAAGAAACAGCCAGCGACCGGCACTTTGAAAATCAATGCGTACAAACCGTCCCCGTTGTTCCGGGAACGTGATTTCAATCATGCGTCGATCAATTTCATACAGCCCCAGTCCATCCGGGTGGTTATCGAATTCCGAAAACTGTACCGGATTACCAAACTCACGCCCGTTGTTGCTGAAGGAAACCCGCACTGATCGCGGAGCATGAATTGATCCCGGTTCATGATTGACGCCATACACGATCCGCAATGACTGCAGAGGCATCTTCTTCCCCAGATCCAGTTCAATTCGCGGCTGGGGGTGCTCGCCAGTGAAGCGGAACCCGACCCATTGGCCGTCATTGAATTTGGGAGTTCCGTTCATCCGATCGACCAGCTTCGGCTTCTGTGCATCATCGGGATAACTGGCATCCGGAGTCACCGCTCCCGCGTACTTGTAGGTCACGGGGGCACTGTGTTCCTGGAGATACACAATCAGATCCGCCATCGCTGCGGGAGGAATTTCCCGTTCCAGCCCCTCGGGCATGAGTGACTTACCCGAATTGATCAACTCGTCAATCTGGGCTCTCAGAATCGTCAGCACTTTTCCCTGCTGCGCTTTCAGCGTGATACTGTTGCTCTGTTCGGAAACCAGAATCCCCGTATTAAGTTTTCCATCTTCCGTTACCGCCAGATAGGAAGCATAACGACCATCGACGGCTTTATTCGGATCCAGAATTGAAGTCAGCAAAAATGACTTGGATTGATCCGTCAGTGCTGCCAGGTCAGGACCGACCACATGTCCTTTGCCATCCAGGCGATGACAGCTGGCACACTGCTTCTCAAAGACCTGCCGCCCTCGTTCCAGGTTCCCCTGTTTCAGATCAACCGACTGATACTGCTTCAGTACCTGTTCGCGACTGGCACTGCTGGCCGCGGAAAACAGTTTCTGCGCGTGCTCTTTAATCTTGGAATTCTTATGCTCGAGCAATCGCTGTTGATTCGTCAGATCAATCTGGGCAGGTTGCACCTGCTTCTGTTCAACCTGTTTCAGCAGTGCCTGAGTCGTCGATTCCCGCAGGAGTAACTGATTCAGAACTTCTGCCTGAATAGAAGGCGTGAACTGCTTCCAGTTTTCAAACACCAGCTCCAGTGCCTCTGGATTCTGGGTGGCGATCAGGTTTCTCAATGCAGCAATCTGCAGCTTCAATGGTGTCTGGGGAGAGAGCAGATCGGCAACAAAATCGAGGTCCTTCTGATTCTGTTTCAGGCTTAATAAAAACTCCAGGGAGGTCACCCGTTCTTCCGGGGACTGATCGACATCAGATACCAGCTCACGGGCACGCGGACTCAAAGCCGAGATCTGTTCCTGAAATACATCCGAATGGCCCTGCTGTTTCACCTGAGGCGACTGCAGTAACTGAGCAAGCAAGTTCCATTCCCAACTCGGAATCTGCTGACTTTCGGCAGCATGCGCAGTCAGATGGACAGCCAGGTCATTCAACACCTTGGGCTGCTTCGAAGCGATTGCCATATCGGTCAGTGCATTAAGCACCGGCAGCATCTTCGGATTGGCTGTCACCTGAGGCAAAAGTGATGCGATTGCGGATGCCAGTCGGCTTGGTTCAAAACTCGTCAGTACTGCAGAGCGAATATAAACACTGTCGGCATGCTGCTGCATCAATTTCAATAACGCTGCCGTCGCGGCATCGCCTTTTAAATCACCAAGAGAGTAAGCCAGTTGCAGAATCACAGACGGATCCTGTTCCTGCTTTGCCTGTGCCAAGACCGCATCTGCCAGTGGAGACGATTCATTCAAAAATGGTTCCGACAGTCGAATCGCTTCGCGTCGGACTCCCGGATGAGCATC is a window from the Gimesia benthica genome containing:
- a CDS encoding type 1 glutamine amidotransferase domain-containing protein; translation: MTDSLPLAGQKFLLFVGADYEDLELWYPKLRLEEAGAETTMAGLEANQTYLGKHGYPAESEATIESISSSDYQGVICAGGWMPDKLRRYEKVLSLLQEFHESEKLIAAICHGGWMPISAGIYQGVKVTGSPGIKDDLVNAGAIWEDAPVVVDRHFVCSRRPGDLPDFCRGILDVLQSK